The DNA sequence CTCCCGATATTCATTTTCAAAATATTTCAGGGTGCTTAACACAGGATTAGGGGCGGTTTGTCCTAAACCACAAAGGCTAGTAGCTTTCACCATTTCTGATAGGTGTCTTAATGCTTGTAAGTCTTTTTCTGTGGCTTCGCCGTTGAGGATTTTTGTCAACATCTGATACAGTTGCACAGTACCCGTACGACAAGGAATACATTTACCGCAGGTTTCCCCCCGACAAAATTCCATATAAAATCGGGCTAATCCCACCATGTTAGTATCTTCATCAATAACAATCATTCCCCCTGAACCCATCATTGTGCCTAATTCCCTCAGTGATTCATAGTCAACAGGGGTGTCAAAAAGCTCAAAGGGAATACATCCCCCAGAAGGTCCTCCCGTTTGCACTGCTTTAACTTGGGCGTTATTGGTGACACCTCCTCCCATTTCCATGACAATTTGTCGAATAGATGTCCCCATCGGCACTTCGATTAAGCCTGTATTCTGGACTTTACCTGTTAAAGCAAAAACTTTTGTACCCTTACTGGTAGCTGTGCCAATACTGCTATACCATGCCCCTCCTTGACGAATAATTGGTACAACACTAGCAAAAGTTTCCACATTATTAATGAGGGTTGGGCTTCCCCATAAACCTGACTGAGCAGGGTAGGGAGGGCGAGGGGTAGGATTTCCTCTTTTTCCTTCGATAGAGGCGATAAGGGCGGTTTCTTCGCCACAAACAAATGCCCCTGCACCAACTCGAATTTCTACTTTAAAGTCAAAGAGACTATCAAATATCTGTGTACCTAGCAAGTCTTTGCGTTTCGCCTGTTGAATAGCTTTTTGTAATCGGGCGATCGCAAGTGGATATTCAGCTCTGACATAAATATATCCTTCGTTTGCCCCCACTGCATAAGCTGCGATCGCCATTCCTTCAATAATACGATGGGGATCACTTTCTAAGACACTACGATCCATAAATGCACCGGGATCGCCTTCATCAGCATTACAGACCACATATTTCTGCTCATTGGGCATTTTTGCCACTGTTGCCCATTTCAAGCCAGTAGGATAACCTCCTCCACCTCTGCCTCTTAATCCACTGATGGTAATTTCTTTGACTACTTCTTCGGGGGTCATTTCATGAAGAACATGATATAACTGTTGATAACCACCAACGGCGATGTAATCTTCTATTTTTTCTGGGTCAATTTTGCCACTGTTTTCTAAGACAACGGGCATTTGTAAGGCAAAGAAGGGATGATTATAGTCTCCTTCTGGGGCAGTGGGGTTTACTTGGGAATTTTGTAGGGCTAAAATCATCAGATAAGCATCTTCTGGTCGCACATTTTCGTAGAGTTTTCCATGGACATCTACTAAGCAACCTCTACCGCAAAAACGCATACAACCTACGGCACATAAATCAACTTTCTCTGTTAATCCCTGAGATGCGATCGCATCTTCCAAAGCCTTAGCCACTTCCGCCGCCCCTGAAGATTGACAACCTGCGGCATTACAATATAAAACCCGAATCGGTTTACGAGAGTTAACGGTTTCAAGTGCGATCGCCTGTAGTTCGTGTAATTCCATTGTTATCTACTCCTGTAACCAGCTAGTGACTTTTTTGACAACCTCGTCGGCGGTTTGTTTACCACACACCTTACCGTCATAAACCACAGAAGGAGCTAAACCACACGCCCCAATACAACGAGCCGTAAGCAAAGACACCTTACCATCGGCAGAAGTTTCCCCCTGTTGTAATCCAGTAGCCTCCTCCAGTTTTTCTAGTAATTCCGATGAACCTTTTACATAACAAGCCGTACCCAAACAAACAACACAATTATGAGCACCAGAAGGCTTTAAGGAAAAAAGATGATAAAAAGTAGCCACTCCAAACACTTCACTAAGAGGTAGTTTTAACTGTCGAGCAACATAAATTAAAACATCATCTTCAAGATAACCAAAAGTTGATTGCGCCTTATGTAAAACTTGAATTAAAGCGTCTTGTCTGCCGTGATTTTTTTTGATAACTACATCTAAAATTTTGAATCGTTTATCTTTTACCTGTGTATTTTCCGCAGGAGGTTCGATCGTTGTAGTCATGATTCCTCTGAGTAAAATAAACTCCCAAGAAAAACCAACCTTGAACAAGTCAAACCCTTACTATGATTAAAACTTAGGCAATTTTTCTTAGTTTTCTAGTTTCAATTTAACACGGATATAAAAGCTCAAATCTCTTTGTTAACTTAGTGATAATATTCTTAACTAAAAATAACATTTACTAAATTATTTTCATAAGTTTGTTATTGAGAATAAATCTATTTAGCTTTTGTTTTTTAATAATTATGATATAAAATTCTGACAAGAAATATACTAAGTTAACGACAAGTAAATTAATAGTTAAAATTGAGGCAAAAGGCAGGAGGGAAGAGTATTTAATAATTTAATTTTTTGATAAGAGTATAAATCATTCTAGTTTCTTCTTTCAAGTTGTTAATAATTGTTTCTATATCTTTAAGTGTACATAAGCCTACTCTTGCGGATAAAAGAAGATGAGTTTCTGTTTCATTTACAAAACCCTGAGCTATGCTTAAAAAACGCTTATAATCTCCCGAAGATCTTCTTCCATAACCTTCAGATATATTTGCTAGTATAGATGATGATGATTTTCTAATTTGTAAAACCATCCCGTATAATTCTTCTTTTAGAAATTTTTTGGTCACAAAATAACATTGTTCAGCAATTTCCATCCTTTTTTGCTAAATTATTAAATCTTTAAAGTCTTTTATCTCTAACATCTTGAAGTCTTTAATATCAAAAAATATTTTAACACTTTTGCCTTTTGCCTCTTGCCTTTAATTTATCATAACTACTGTAGAATAACCTTAAATTTTACCTATGTGTTTAGCAGTTCCGGGAAAAGTAATTGAGATAATATCTAGTGATAATCTCTTAGATTTAAAAGGAAAAATAAGTTTTGCGGGGATTATAAAAGAAGTATGTTTAGCTTATGTTCCTGAAGTAAAAATCAATGATTATGTTGTTGTTCATGCTGGTTTTGCATTGAGTATTATAGATGAACAAGAAGCCAAACAAACCTTGGATGATTTAGCTACGATCAAGAATTTAGATAAAGAGGTTGCTAAATAGTAATATACAATATTACTTAATTTTGGATAAATAAACAATACTTTTTACTCTTAAAACTGTTCTCTTTTACCCATTGATAATCGAAAAAGATTTCTAATTTAGTCGTGAGTCTCACATAAATTGGGTTTATTATAAGATGATCGAGATACATCCAGAAATAAAAACTATGGGTATAGAAGACAAAAAAGAAGAAAAAAAATTAGTTTATTTAGTAGAGGAAGAAACTCAAAAACTGATTAAATGGGTTAAAAATATTGAAAAATCCGATGATTTAACTATATTTGAGAAAAATCAGGAGATTGTTACCCGTTTAGGGACTCATTATCGTAGTGATGGTTTAACAGAAATAGGTTTTTGGACTCCTAAGTTAATGAGGGAAGTGCTTCACCCTAAAGATATTTACTTAGAAATTTTTACTCCCCTTGAAAAAATTGACTGGCGTAAACCTTCTCAAAATATTAAATTTAGGAGAGATTGTGTTTGTTTAGAGAGATACGATATTTATTTTTGGGGAGTAATTGCAGGATTACAAGCTGGAACAAGAGATAATGCTGGATCTTTTTATTGGTTAAGATACGTTACTCCTTCGGGTAAGGTTGAGATTATCAGAGATGTTATGGCTTATTCCCTGCCTTATGGAATCTTTGCCCCTGCTGAACTTTATGACATAGACAGTCTGCAAAAGGAAAGAGCGGATATAGACTATTTTAAGCACACGGGTACTATTAGAGATAAGAAAATACCTAGGGTTTCAGATCCAAGACATATTCTACAACTTCATGTAGGCACTGCTACTCAAGAGGGAACTTTTGAAGGATTAATTCACCTTTACCGCACCATTGGCGATAAAATCCGCAAAAATCAAACTCTTTCTCCCTATGAGCAAAATTATGTGGGTTATGATGCCATTCAATTATTACCCGTTGAGCCTACCATCGAATATAGACGGGATTTCAGCAATCATAGCACCATGTTTCATATTACCACTGATGTTAATGGACTCGATCGCGACTTGTCTCATGAGCCTATTGTAGTGAAACTATCAAAACCTAATACTCAAAATTGGGGTTATGATGTTCCTATTCTTGGTTCAAATGCGACTAATCCTAGTTTTTTGGGAACTCTGCGCCCGGATGAGTTATTTGATTTTATTGGTGTTTTACACAATTTTCCTGAAAAGCCGATTAAATTAATTTATGATTTAGTTTATGGTCATGCCGATAACCAAGGGGAATTACTGGTAAACCGTCTCTTTTTCAAAGGCCCCAATATGTATGGACAAGATTTAAACCATCAATCACCAATGGTAAGGGCGTTACTATTAGAAATGCAACGAAGAAAAATCAATACGGGGGCAGATGGTATTAGAATCGACGGAGGACAAGATTTTCGCTTTTTTAATCCTCTCAGTGGTCGAGTGGAATATGATGATCAATATCTACTAGCCATGAGTGATGTAGTTCAGGAAATAGAAGGTTATAAAAGACGGTTATTTACTATTTTTGAAGATGGAAGGCCTTGGCCTGAAGAGGGTTGGGAAGAAAAATCAACCTATGTGGATTTAATTAAACTTAAATCAGAATCCTATCAGTGGGGGCCTTTAATTTTTGCCCATAATACCCCTGCTTTAAAAGGTTTTTGGGATAGAAAATGGAGTCGGGTTTGTGAGGTAATGACTCAGGGTCAAAATTGGATTACTGGATGTGGAAATCATGATACTTTTAGGAGAGGAAATCAAATACCCTTAGATTCGGATGTTAATGAGTTTTTAGGGGATTCCTTAAATGAAATTATTTACAATGCCTATGATAATCCTGCCGTAGCTTTATGGGTATATGGTTTTAGTCCTGGTTTACCTATGGATTTTATCAATGTTTTGATGCACACCCCTTGGATGTTTTTCCGTAATACTGATGAAGAATATGGAGTAAAAGTGGTTTGTGAGGAGGTGGGTTTTCTTGATTGGCGCATTACTGAGCAGTTATATCAAAGAGATGACGTATTTACCCGTATGAAGTCTTGGGGATTTAGAGAATTACATCAGTTAAAAGAATTTACCCATACTCTCAACTCGACGATGATTGCTAAAGATTATGACTTAGAAGAGGTAATTTTAGCCTGTCAGAGTTGTTTTAAAGAAGTTGATGGTGCTTATTGCGATTTAGAAACTCTTAAATTTCTCAAACAAGCAGAAATGATTGATTTTCTTCAAAATTTAGATAGCGATCGCCTCAAACAATGGGCTAATATGTTTATGGAAGACTGTTATCAAGTGTGTAATGTATCTCATTATTTTGAAAAAGTAGATCCTGCTTACACCGATTTTAATTTGTCTCTCCGACATTTTCGCTCTCAACATCGTTGGATACACAATAACATACAAGGAAGCGATCGCTTCAACCGTATTAGCGAAGATGGTGCAACAATCTTTTATGGCATCCGTACTAATCCTGATAATACAGATGAAAAATTGGCATTAGTGGTAAACCTAGAAGGAAAATCAAGAGAAATCAATCTTTTAGACTGGTTACAACTAGATGTAGATGAATGGGAAATTGTTTTTACAACCCCCAACTTATTACCCCCAGAAGATATTAAAGATTTAAACTGTTTTCCTCTGGCACAAAGTCAGGGATTTTTGCTCAAAAGCAAGAAATAAGTAATAAGTAATTTGATTAGGGAGATGAGACTTAGGAAATAGGTATCAGGGTGTTGGGGTGTCAGGGAATTGGCGTATTGGGGAGAAACGAGTTAGGAGTTAGGGGTTTTATAAAAGTAGGGGAGTGGGGAGTAGGGAGTAGGGAGAATTAAAAATTCGGAAATTTTCTAACATCTAACACCTGAAACATGAAACCTGAAACCTGTCACCTTTTAATTATCAACTATTTACCTTTGCCCTTTGCCCTTTGCCCCTTGCCCTTTGCCCACTTACTTATAAACATCTCTTTTAAACTCAATAAGTATAAATAACTAATAAACCTTAATAAAAGTTAACAGAGTGTAGTAAGATGGTTTAATTAAAAATATTTGAAAGTTTAAAATAAAGTGAATATGATAGCGGATCAATTTCCATGGCTTACCGCAATGATTGCCTTGCCTTTAATCGCCGCTTTGCTAATTCCTCTCATTCCTGACAAACAAGGAAAAACCCTGAGATGGTATGCTTTAGCTGTTGGATTGGCTGATTTTCTACTCATGTGTTATGTTTTCTGGCAAAATTACGATACAACTAATGCCAGTTTTCAGTTAACAGAGAAGTATTCTTGGATTCCTCAATTAGGTTTAAGTTGGGCAGTTTCCGTTGATGGTTTATCTATGCCCTTAGTTTTATTAGCTGGTTTCGTCACAACTTTATCCATGTTTTCTGCATGGCAAGTAGATCGCAAACCTCGATTATTTTATTTTTTAATGTTATTATTATATTCCGCCCAAATTGGTGTTTTTGTAGCCCAAGATATATTACTACTATTCATCATGTGGGAATTGGAATTAGTGCCTGTATATTTATTAGTTTCCATCTGGGGTGGTCAAAAAAGACGTTATGCGGCTACTAAGTTTTTACTCTACACTGCCTTAGCTTCTATCTTTATTCTCATAGCTGGATTAGCCTTAGCTTTATCTGGTGGCCAACAAATCACTTTTGATATGGTGGAATTAGGATTAAGAGAATATCCTATCGCCCTAGAAATTTTACTTTATGGTGGCTTGTTGGTTGCCTTTGGAGTCAAGTTAGCTATTTTTCCCCTTCATACATGGCTACCAGATGCCCACGGTGAAGCCTCCTCCCCTGTATCGATGATTTTAGCGGGAGTTTTATTAAAAATGGGTGGCTATGGTTTAATTCGCCTCAATTTAGGACTTTTACCCGAAGCTCATGTTTATTTTGCTCCTTTATTAGTGATTTTAGGGGTAATTAACATTGTTTATGGCGGTTTTGCTTCCTTTGGACAAACCAACATGAAACGCCGTCTAGCTTACTCCTCTGTTTCTCACATGGGATTTGTTTTAATCGGTATTGCTTCTTTCTCTGATTTAGCAATTAGTGGGGCAATGTTACAAATGCTTTCTCACGGTTTAATTGCCGCTTTATTATTCTTCCTTGCTGGTGTAACTTATGACCGCTCCCATACTATGTATTTAGATGAAATGGGTAATATCGGTAAAGCAATGCCTAAAGTATTCGCCTTATTTACTGCTGGTGCATTAGCTTCTTTAGCCTTACCCGGTATGAGTGGATTTGTAAGCGAATTAGCTGTATTTGTTGGGTTTAGTAATAGCCCCATCTATGACTCTAGTTTCCGCACCGTTACTGTGCTTTTAAGTGCTGTAGGTTTAATTGTTACTCCTATTTATCTCTTATCTATGCTCAGACAATTATTCTATGGCAATGACCAAGTGCAAATGTGTGTAATAGGTAAGGAGGAATTGTCCACCACTGATCAAGATAATGAACCGGCGGTGTGTTTTGGCACTAATTGTATTTTACCCACTGAGGCAGTTTATGAAGATGCTAAACCTAGAGAGGTATTTATTGCTCTTTGTTTCCTTGTGTTAGTAGTTGCGATCGGACTTTATCCTAAAATGGCAACTAACCTCTATGATACAACTACTGTAGCTATTAATAGTCAAGTATCTCAAACTTATACCCAAATTGCTGAAACAAATTCTGTTCTAAATCCGTCACAGGTGGCAATAAGGTAGGTGAGGAGTTCTAAAGGTGTCAGGTGTTACGGTATTAGGGTTCTAATGATTTAATAACGGGAAAATCTCCTTAAGTTTTATAAAGTTGACTGCTTATTTTTCATCAACAATTCTTTTGTTCCAACACCAAAAAACTGATCTATCCTTAAATTAGACCACTAATATTACTTATTTTGCATTTTTTGATGAACTTACCATATAATTTAAAAGAGAAATCTTAAAAAAACATTAAGAAAAGTAAAAAAAATTAAAAATGGTGCAATAAGGAGGCATAAATGTTTATTCGCTTAGCACAACAATATCGAGAATTTGTTAAAGATTTAGTCATGAATCTACAAGCCTTAGCCATCGTCTTAGAAAAAAGAGGCTATATTGCTTCCTGCTATACTTGTGGAACTCAATTAAATAGTGCCTCCTTTATGGTAAGTTTGGGAGATAATCATTTAATTCGCTTTTTGGTGTCTGACTACGGCATAACTTGGACAGAAATGCAGGATGACAGAGAATTGATGAAACTTGAAGGGGCAGAAGCTATCAGTCAATTACAGGAGTTAGCTGATTTGGTCAAATATCAAATTAAAGCTAGTGAGAGTAAAATACCAACCTATGATCATAGTCTTTTAGTTGGCTAGAAATAACTCTTAGTAATTAGCGGCAATTAATATCTAATATCGGGATTGGTTTTGTGTGAAGTAGTTTGGTTGTTAATATAATCTCAGTGATTATATCAATAAACAACATGACTTTTTTACACATTCTCAAAAGTATTTCTCTTGTTATACCAACAACTTTAACCTTATCCGCACTTTTTGGCTTGAGTGTGTTAGCCTGTACCCGTGTAGTTTATTCAGGTTATGATAACACGGTTATTACAGGGCGATCAATGGATTGGAAGGAGGACATCCGCTCTAATTTATGGGTTTTTCCGAGGGGACGCGATCGCAGTGGACTAGCAGGGGACAACTCCATTGAATGGAAATCAAAGTATGGTAGCGTCGTGGTGACGGGGTATGACATTGGAACTGCCGACGGCATGAATGAAAAAGGTTTAGTGGCTAATCTTCTCTATTTAGCAGAATCTGACTATGGTGACACACAAGGCAAACCCACCCTTTCCATGAGTCTTTGGGCTCAATATGTCTTAGATAATTATGCAACTGTTGCTGAAGCGGTAGAAGAACTCAAAAACGAGCCTTTCAGAATAATAACATCTACTTTACCTAATGGCTCTCACGCTCAATTACACCTTGCTATTTCTGATAGTAGTGGTGACTCAGCTATTTTTGAATATATTGAGGGTAAATTGGTTATTCATCATGGTAAAGAATATAAAGTTGTAACTAATTCACCTACTTTTGAGAAACAACTAGCCTTAAATCAGTATTGGCAAAGTATTGGTGGTTTAAACTTTCTCCCGGGTACAAATCGAGCGGCGGATCGCTTTGCCCGTGCTTATTTCTTACTCAATTCTATTCCAAAACAAACAGTTTCTAACTACATTAGTGCTGTTCCTGAACAAAAATACGAAAATCAAGCTCTTGCCAGTGTTTTAAGTGTGGTGCGTAGTGTATCTGTTCCTTTAGGGATAACCACCCCAGATCAACCAAATATAGCTTCTACAGTGTGGCGAGTGGTGGCAGATCAGAAAAATAAGATATACTATTTCGACTCGGCTACTAGCCCGAATGTTTTTTGGATTGATCTTAATCAGTTAGATTTTAACCCAACTGCTTCTGTTAAAAAACTTTCTTTAACGAATGGGCAGTTTTATGCGGGGAATGCAACAAATAATCTAGTATCAGCAACGCCTTTTCAATTTTTACCTGTAGATTAGAATCTCAATCTTAAAATATCTAAATCTCTTTTAATTAAATTTTTTAACGGGTTCTGATTCATGCAATCGTAGAATACTGTATTTAATCAGTGTGCTGGGTAACAGATACCGAAGGGATCTCTATTTTTGCTTAAGTTGATACAATAAATATTATTCAATTCTTACAAACTGATAAAAAAAATTAAGAATCTTGACGGTTATTAATATTTAAACCAATAACACTCATAACCGTGAGACAGTTTAACAACAAAAATACAGTGCCTTCTCCCACTAAATTAATTAGATGGTGTATGGAAATTTCATAATTTTTTTCTACGTTATGAGAATATTCTAAAGCCGCCCAGTCACGGAGAATCCACCAACCAACATAAGCAGAAAGACTTATACTATATACAAAGGTAATTAAGTAAAATAAATTGAATATTTGTTTCATATTTTAATTAGATATATTTTGTGTTTCAATTTTGGCTGAATTTAATGAAAATATAATCCATGAGAAAAAGTTTTAGAGTTCATTATGGCAGAATAGCAAAAAATGGTAAAATTTTAACTCAAATTACAACCTTCATTTTCACTTCAATTTTGGTTTTAAAGAAATGAAAATAGAGTCTTTAAAGAAAAAAGAGCTTGAAAATTATTGTCATAAGTATGGTATTAAAGTACAAAGTAAAAATACAAAACAACAATTATTAGAATTAATTAATAAGGATAAATTTAACAAAATTACTAATGCTATCAAACAAGGAAAACAATTAGAGTTATTAATATCACAAATTCTCTTAATTTCGGAAGAATATGCTTCTCAATTAAAAATACAAATTGATTTAAGAAAAGAAGAAATGAGAAATGATGATACTTCCCATTATTTAATTTATAGAGTTTTGGGTATAAGTAGTCAAGAAGGTCAAAAAATAGACGAATATCAAAATATTGGCAGGTTTTTATATAATTATGCAGGTTCTTTTTTAGAAGAAATTGCTTCTTTATGTTTATTATTTAACAATCCTCAAGGAAAAAAAACTACTGTTAAAGATTCTTTTGGTAAAAAACTGAAAACCTTTGAAATTGATTTTTTAGATGGCAATGACGCTATTGAGATTAAATGGAGAGATGCCACTACAGATGGAGACCATATCACGAAAGAGCATACTCGTGTAAAAGCGATACAAAATAGTGGATATAAACCGATTAGAGTAATGTTTTATTATCCTCAAAGAGAACAAGCTATCAAAATTCAACAAACTTTAGAAACAGTTTACAAGGGTGTAAATGGCGAATATTATGCTGGAGAACAAGCATGGAATTTTATTAGAAATCGTACAGGATTTGATTTAAAACAGATTTTAATAGATATTGCCGATCAAAAAACACCAGAAAAAAGTTA is a window from the Cyanobacterium sp. Dongsha4 genome containing:
- the hoxE gene encoding bidirectional hydrogenase complex protein HoxE, which gives rise to MTTTIEPPAENTQVKDKRFKILDVVIKKNHGRQDALIQVLHKAQSTFGYLEDDVLIYVARQLKLPLSEVFGVATFYHLFSLKPSGAHNCVVCLGTACYVKGSSELLEKLEEATGLQQGETSADGKVSLLTARCIGACGLAPSVVYDGKVCGKQTADEVVKKVTSWLQE
- a CDS encoding ApaLI family restriction endonuclease, with protein sequence MKIESLKKKELENYCHKYGIKVQSKNTKQQLLELINKDKFNKITNAIKQGKQLELLISQILLISEEYASQLKIQIDLRKEEMRNDDTSHYLIYRVLGISSQEGQKIDEYQNIGRFLYNYAGSFLEEIASLCLLFNNPQGKKTTVKDSFGKKLKTFEIDFLDGNDAIEIKWRDATTDGDHITKEHTRVKAIQNSGYKPIRVMFYYPQREQAIKIQQTLETVYKGVNGEYYAGEQAWNFIRNRTGFDLKQILIDIADQKTPEKS
- a CDS encoding NAD(P)H-quinone oxidoreductase subunit 4, with translation MIADQFPWLTAMIALPLIAALLIPLIPDKQGKTLRWYALAVGLADFLLMCYVFWQNYDTTNASFQLTEKYSWIPQLGLSWAVSVDGLSMPLVLLAGFVTTLSMFSAWQVDRKPRLFYFLMLLLYSAQIGVFVAQDILLLFIMWELELVPVYLLVSIWGGQKRRYAATKFLLYTALASIFILIAGLALALSGGQQITFDMVELGLREYPIALEILLYGGLLVAFGVKLAIFPLHTWLPDAHGEASSPVSMILAGVLLKMGGYGLIRLNLGLLPEAHVYFAPLLVILGVINIVYGGFASFGQTNMKRRLAYSSVSHMGFVLIGIASFSDLAISGAMLQMLSHGLIAALLFFLAGVTYDRSHTMYLDEMGNIGKAMPKVFALFTAGALASLALPGMSGFVSELAVFVGFSNSPIYDSSFRTVTVLLSAVGLIVTPIYLLSMLRQLFYGNDQVQMCVIGKEELSTTDQDNEPAVCFGTNCILPTEAVYEDAKPREVFIALCFLVLVVAIGLYPKMATNLYDTTTVAINSQVSQTYTQIAETNSVLNPSQVAIR
- a CDS encoding linear amide C-N hydrolase produces the protein MTFLHILKSISLVIPTTLTLSALFGLSVLACTRVVYSGYDNTVITGRSMDWKEDIRSNLWVFPRGRDRSGLAGDNSIEWKSKYGSVVVTGYDIGTADGMNEKGLVANLLYLAESDYGDTQGKPTLSMSLWAQYVLDNYATVAEAVEELKNEPFRIITSTLPNGSHAQLHLAISDSSGDSAIFEYIEGKLVIHHGKEYKVVTNSPTFEKQLALNQYWQSIGGLNFLPGTNRAADRFARAYFLLNSIPKQTVSNYISAVPEQKYENQALASVLSVVRSVSVPLGITTPDQPNIASTVWRVVADQKNKIYYFDSATSPNVFWIDLNQLDFNPTASVKKLSLTNGQFYAGNATNNLVSATPFQFLPVD
- a CDS encoding DUF1815 family protein, with the protein product MFIRLAQQYREFVKDLVMNLQALAIVLEKRGYIASCYTCGTQLNSASFMVSLGDNHLIRFLVSDYGITWTEMQDDRELMKLEGAEAISQLQELADLVKYQIKASESKIPTYDHSLLVG
- the gghA gene encoding glucosylglycerol hydrolase encodes the protein MGIEDKKEEKKLVYLVEEETQKLIKWVKNIEKSDDLTIFEKNQEIVTRLGTHYRSDGLTEIGFWTPKLMREVLHPKDIYLEIFTPLEKIDWRKPSQNIKFRRDCVCLERYDIYFWGVIAGLQAGTRDNAGSFYWLRYVTPSGKVEIIRDVMAYSLPYGIFAPAELYDIDSLQKERADIDYFKHTGTIRDKKIPRVSDPRHILQLHVGTATQEGTFEGLIHLYRTIGDKIRKNQTLSPYEQNYVGYDAIQLLPVEPTIEYRRDFSNHSTMFHITTDVNGLDRDLSHEPIVVKLSKPNTQNWGYDVPILGSNATNPSFLGTLRPDELFDFIGVLHNFPEKPIKLIYDLVYGHADNQGELLVNRLFFKGPNMYGQDLNHQSPMVRALLLEMQRRKINTGADGIRIDGGQDFRFFNPLSGRVEYDDQYLLAMSDVVQEIEGYKRRLFTIFEDGRPWPEEGWEEKSTYVDLIKLKSESYQWGPLIFAHNTPALKGFWDRKWSRVCEVMTQGQNWITGCGNHDTFRRGNQIPLDSDVNEFLGDSLNEIIYNAYDNPAVALWVYGFSPGLPMDFINVLMHTPWMFFRNTDEEYGVKVVCEEVGFLDWRITEQLYQRDDVFTRMKSWGFRELHQLKEFTHTLNSTMIAKDYDLEEVILACQSCFKEVDGAYCDLETLKFLKQAEMIDFLQNLDSDRLKQWANMFMEDCYQVCNVSHYFEKVDPAYTDFNLSLRHFRSQHRWIHNNIQGSDRFNRISEDGATIFYGIRTNPDNTDEKLALVVNLEGKSREINLLDWLQLDVDEWEIVFTTPNLLPPEDIKDLNCFPLAQSQGFLLKSKK
- a CDS encoding four helix bundle protein: MEIAEQCYFVTKKFLKEELYGMVLQIRKSSSSILANISEGYGRRSSGDYKRFLSIAQGFVNETETHLLLSARVGLCTLKDIETIINNLKEETRMIYTLIKKLNY
- a CDS encoding NuoF family protein, whose amino-acid sequence is MELHELQAIALETVNSRKPIRVLYCNAAGCQSSGAAEVAKALEDAIASQGLTEKVDLCAVGCMRFCGRGCLVDVHGKLYENVRPEDAYLMILALQNSQVNPTAPEGDYNHPFFALQMPVVLENSGKIDPEKIEDYIAVGGYQQLYHVLHEMTPEEVVKEITISGLRGRGGGGYPTGLKWATVAKMPNEQKYVVCNADEGDPGAFMDRSVLESDPHRIIEGMAIAAYAVGANEGYIYVRAEYPLAIARLQKAIQQAKRKDLLGTQIFDSLFDFKVEIRVGAGAFVCGEETALIASIEGKRGNPTPRPPYPAQSGLWGSPTLINNVETFASVVPIIRQGGAWYSSIGTATSKGTKVFALTGKVQNTGLIEVPMGTSIRQIVMEMGGGVTNNAQVKAVQTGGPSGGCIPFELFDTPVDYESLRELGTMMGSGGMIVIDEDTNMVGLARFYMEFCRGETCGKCIPCRTGTVQLYQMLTKILNGEATEKDLQALRHLSEMVKATSLCGLGQTAPNPVLSTLKYFENEYRELLKV
- a CDS encoding HypC/HybG/HupF family hydrogenase formation chaperone — its product is MCLAVPGKVIEIISSDNLLDLKGKISFAGIIKEVCLAYVPEVKINDYVVVHAGFALSIIDEQEAKQTLDDLATIKNLDKEVAK